One window from the genome of Cucumis melo cultivar AY chromosome 12, USDA_Cmelo_AY_1.0, whole genome shotgun sequence encodes:
- the LOC103486295 gene encoding uncharacterized protein LOC103486295: MGDHMVLCVDRLITPESLQSLQGTTAPGSSLESSSSQNSEPPVCAIAVEDVDEHDGSEEDPLIQTVECRICQEEDSIKNLEVPCACSGSLKYAHRKCVQRWCNEKGDITCEICHQNYQPGYTLPVPPPRSEDATIDVSEGWAVSETALDLNDPRLLAMAAAERHFLEAEYDEYADASANGTAFCRSAALILLALLLLRHALYLTNGDGEDDAYTFFSLLLLRAAGFLLPCYIMAWAISILQRRRQRQEAAALAATEVAFMLQAAQGQSLQFTIAPGPLVTPHQEPLQ, translated from the exons ATGGGTGATCACATGGTTTTGTGCGTGGACCGCCTCATTACGCCTGAAAGTTTACAGTCGCTGCAGGGAACTACTGCTCCAGGATCTTCTTTAGAATCTTCATCTTCTCAAAATTCGGAGCCACCTGTTTGTGCTATTGCTGTTGAAGATGTGGATGAACATGATGGATCTGAAGAAGATCCCCTTATTCAGACAGTTGAATGTCGAATATGTCAGGAAGAGGACAGTATTAAGAATTTGGAGGTTCCTTGTGCTTGCAGTGGCAGCTTGAAG TATGCTCATAGGAAATGTGTCCAGCGATGGTGCAATGAGAAGGGAGATATAACTTGTGAAATCTGTCATCAG AATTATCAGCCTGGTTATACCTTGCCCGTACCACCCCCTCGATCGGAAGATGCCACCATTGATGTGAG TGAAGGTTGGGCAGTCTCTGAAACTGCTTTAGATTTGAATGATCCACGACTTTTGGCTATGGCAGCAGCAGAACGCCACTTTCTTGAGGCAGAATACGATGAATACGCCGATGCTAGTGCGAATGGAACGGCATTTTGCCGATCTGCTGCTCTGATT TTGTTGGCTCTTTTACTGTTGAGGCACGCACTATACCTTACAAATGGTGATGGAGAAGATGATGCTTACACGTTCTTCTCG CTTTTATTGCTGCGAGCTGCTGGGTTTCTTCTTCCCTGCTACATAATGGCGTGGGCCATCAGCATACTACAGCGTCGAAGACAAAGACAG GAAGCCGCAGCGCTTGCAGCAACTGAAGTTGCATTTATGCTGCAGGCAGCACAAGGTCAAAGCCTTCAGTTTACCATTGCTCCTGGGCCTCTGGTTACTCCCCATCAAGAGCCACTCCAATAA
- the LOC103486173 gene encoding probable arabinosyltransferase ARAD1, which translates to MSEKSMLPTRLFLYLITISMFLLILSSVFILQSNYNSFFPSSVLKFIVVNNTSNYLKPNVEDEPMELPTQPVEDGPMELPTLPVESKEAVRDRDVDYPVSNFVKDEVSVENQSDLGCDPAKARLRVFMYDLPPLYHFGLLGWKGGKDQIWPNVSNRSEIPSYPGGLNLQHSMEYWLTLDLLSSNAPEMDHTCTAVRVKDSSQADVIFVPFFSSLCYNQHSKSHGKEKINVNKILQHKLIHFLFGQKEWRRAGGKDHLIIAHHPNSMLDARKKLGSAMFVLADFGRYPAAIANIEKDIIAPYRHIVKTVPSSKSATFDERPILVYFQGAIYRKDGGVVRQELYYLLKDEEDVHFTFGSVRGNGINKAGQGMASSKFCLNIAGDTPSSNRLFDSIASHCVPVIISDDIELPYEDILDYSEFCVFVRAADSIRKGYLLNLLRGIGRERWTKMWDRIKEIVHEFEYQYPSQSGDAVDMIWQAVSRKVSKIKSNRNRKNRYRRSQLLLKNS; encoded by the exons ATGTCGGAGAAAAGCATGCTTCCCACTAGGTTATTTTTGTACTTGATAACCATATCTATGTTCCTTCTAATCCTTTCTTCTGTCTTCATTCTACAATCCAACTATAATTCATTCTTCCCCAGTTCGGTACTCAAGTTTATTGTTGTTAATAATACTTCAAATTACCTTAAACCCAATGTGGAGGATGAACCAATGGAGCTTCCTACACAACCTGTGGAGGATGGACCAATGGAGCTTCCTACACTACCTGTGGAATCCAAAGAAGCCGTTAGAGATAGGGATGTTGATTATCCAGTTTCTAATTTTGTCAAGGATGAAGTTTCTGTGGAAAATCAGTCAGACTTGGGTTGTGATCCTGCAAAGGCTCGTTTGAGAGTTTTCATGTATGATCTTCCACCTTTATATCACTTTGGATTGTTGGGATGGAAGGGAGGGAAAGATCAAATTTGGCCTAATGTCAGTAATAGAAGTGAAATCCCATCATACCCTGGTGGGTTAAATTTACAGCACAGTATGGAATACTGGCTTACACTTGATCTTTTGTCATCGAATGCCCCGGAGATGGATCATACTTGCACTGCGGTTAGGGTGAAGGATTCTAGTCAAGCAGATGTAATTTTTGTGCCTTTTTTCTCCTCCTTGTGTTACAACCAACATTCTAAGTCACACGGGAAGGAGAAAATCAATGTGAACAAGATATTGCAGCATAAGTTGATTCATTTTCTGTTTGGTCAGAAGGAGTGGAGGCGAGCAGGTGGAAAGGATCATCTCATAATTGCACATCATCCGAATAGTATGTTGGATGCGAGAAAGAAACTTGGCTCGGCTATGTTTGTGCTTGCAGATTTTGGAAGGTACCCAGCTGCCATTGCAAATATTGAAAAAGATATTATTGCTCCTTACAGACATATAGTGAAGACGGTTCCTAGTTCTAAATCTGCCACATTTGATGAGCGTCCTATTCTGGTGTACTTTCAAGGAGCTATATACAGGAAGGAT GGAGGTGTAGTTCGCCAAGAACTATATTACCTTCtgaaagatgaagaagacgTTCATTTTACTTTTGGAAGTGTTAGGGGGAATGGAATCAACAAGGCAGGCCAAGGAATGGCCTCATCCAAGTTCTGCCTCAATATTGCAGGAGACACCCCCTCATCAAATCGACTTTTTGATTCTATTGCAAGTCATTGTGTTCCTGTTATTATAAGTGACGATATTGAGCTGCCATATGAAGATATCTTGGACTACTCAGAGTTTTGTGTCTTTGTTCGAGCAGCAGATTCTATAAGGAAAGGTTATCTACTAAATCTTCTTCGTGGAATTGGACGAGAAAGGTGGACAAAGATGTGGGATAGAATAAAGGAAATCGTGCATGAATTTGAATATCAGTATCCATCTCAAAGTGGTGATGCTGTTGATATGATTTGGCAAGCAGTGTCACGTAAagtgtcaaaaataaaatctaatcGGAATAGGAAGAACAGGTACCGTAGATCTCAACTTCTCCTAAAGAACAGTTGA
- the LOC103486103 gene encoding mini zinc finger protein 1, whose protein sequence is MMMKKRQVVVKRSSEGGGSSSSSSTNNNNRNISSSSRVRSVVRYGECQKNHAANIGGYAVDGCREFLATGEEGSNGALTCAACGCHRNFHRREVESEVVCEYSPP, encoded by the coding sequence ATGATGATGAAGAAACGTCAAGTGGTAGTAAAAAGATCATCAGAAGGAGGAGGATcgtcttcatcatcatcaacaaataataataacagaAACATTAGTTCATCTTCAAGAGTAAGAAGTGTTGTAAGATATGGAGAATGCCAAAAGAATCATGCTGCAAATATTGGTGGATATGCTGTTGATGGGTGCAGAGAATTTCTAGCAACTGGTGAGGAAGGCTCTAATGGTGCTCTCACTTGTGCTGCTTGTGGTTGCCATAGAAATTTCCACAGAAGAGAAGTTGAATCTGAAGTTGTTTGTGAGTATTCTCCTCCATAA